Proteins encoded together in one Miscanthus floridulus cultivar M001 chromosome 16, ASM1932011v1, whole genome shotgun sequence window:
- the LOC136514365 gene encoding uncharacterized protein, producing the protein MGNSLRCCLACMLPCGALDVVRVVHLSGHVDEFSCPLAAADVLAAHPNHALTDAWSAGASRKIVILSPDSELKRGRIYFLIPSPACSAPAAAEMKKKRSKSRASNNKKKAHGHRKCGGASVAASLSTAEQDNYLRELLSEKREVSLSHHRRRRSGARPGVWRPRLESIAEEPSSE; encoded by the coding sequence ATGGGGAACAGCCTCCGGTGCTGCCTGGCGTGCATGCTCCCCTGCGGCGCGCTGGACGTGGTCCGCGTGGTGCACCTCAGCGGGCACGTCGACGAGTTCAGCTGCCCGCTCGCCGCGGCCGACGTCCTCGCCGCGCACCCGAACCACGCGCTCACCGACGCGTGGTCCGCCGGCGCGTCCCGGAAGATCGTCATCCTGTCGCCCGACTCCGAGCTCAAGCGCGGGCGCATCTACTTCCTCATCCCCTCCCCCGCGTgctccgcgcccgccgccgccgagaTGAAGAAGAAGCGCAGCAAGAGCCGCGCCAGCAACAACAAGAAGAAGGCGCACGGCCACCGGAAGTGCGGCGGTGCCTCTGTGGCGGCGTCGCTGAGCACGGCGGAGCAGGACAACTACCTGCGGGAACTCCTGTCGGAGAAGCGGGAGGTGAGCCTGAGccaccaccggcggcggcggagtgGCGCCCGCCCCGGCGTGTGGCGGCCGCGGCTGGAGAGCATAGCGGAGGAGCCGTCGTCAGAGTAG